One genomic segment of Halococcus sediminicola includes these proteins:
- a CDS encoding 5-methylcytosine restriction system specificity protein McrC, protein MSTAPDRYTYGPDTFDIPEHGEIVIEECPETITDRLRQAQFDEESANTFIKTQRPLDDRDAIEVVEVTVSGTEIQVSANDVVGRISLTAEAKLNIKPKLPWQSVLDMLLAVYNRGRTVDYHGVPIERFLADDIDLEDIFPILATNYLQGIETIHRRGFVRDVVTQRVDLEEPRGRIDVGQTLVNHAEGRLAQHCVVNEIEHDNPVNSLLHYAGTILLQLFREHSEQYDYPAYRHIFSQIQREVDHLEQLGVTSDIRRLPEYRAFLLNDLPKQRHYYERAVDVAKAIISSSIGTPMSGGAQELSIDYVLNMESLFEQYSQVVISSQLERIQEYDVLETTTNVSATRSPKVEPFEGETNIYHQPDHAIERGDDTIAVLDSKYYAEGHSPVTDSSARSRLFSYAYLLNTDRLGFLCPLLEPVQRQVVQTNAELQVISPAEEFSLDTYNKAVHEFIHRVLAEEYPTLEVSRAVSENALCLDGVSESALDRIADPNGPFDFGNIRLFTLRVLKRAADELSIEVNNRNGLEQNGEWLREQIKVRCESRPSSTTTCVPVFRRENGEESVDLYFVEETSRDVEKEGPLKLL, encoded by the coding sequence CAGCGCCCGCTCGATGATCGAGACGCTATCGAAGTCGTCGAAGTGACCGTCAGCGGTACAGAAATACAGGTATCAGCCAACGATGTCGTCGGGCGGATCAGTCTCACTGCTGAAGCCAAGCTCAATATCAAACCCAAACTGCCGTGGCAGTCCGTCCTCGATATGCTGCTGGCGGTGTACAACCGCGGGCGCACGGTCGACTACCACGGTGTCCCCATCGAGCGCTTCCTCGCGGACGACATTGACCTCGAAGACATCTTCCCAATTCTCGCTACGAACTACCTCCAAGGAATCGAGACAATCCACCGCCGAGGATTCGTTCGGGATGTGGTTACCCAGCGCGTTGATCTCGAAGAACCACGCGGTCGGATTGATGTCGGTCAGACTCTCGTCAACCACGCTGAAGGCCGTCTCGCCCAGCACTGTGTGGTCAACGAGATCGAGCACGACAACCCCGTGAATTCGTTGCTACACTATGCGGGGACGATTCTGCTCCAGTTGTTCCGCGAGCACTCCGAACAGTACGATTACCCGGCATATCGGCACATCTTCTCCCAGATTCAACGCGAGGTCGACCACCTCGAACAGTTGGGCGTCACGAGTGACATTCGACGCTTGCCGGAGTACCGTGCGTTCCTGTTGAACGATCTCCCCAAACAGCGCCACTACTACGAACGTGCTGTCGACGTTGCGAAGGCGATCATCTCCTCCTCGATTGGAACGCCAATGAGTGGTGGAGCGCAGGAACTCTCTATCGACTACGTACTGAACATGGAGTCGCTGTTCGAGCAATACTCTCAGGTCGTCATTTCCTCTCAGCTTGAGCGTATCCAAGAATATGACGTGCTTGAGACGACGACGAACGTCTCAGCGACCCGTTCACCGAAAGTCGAACCGTTCGAGGGTGAGACGAATATCTACCACCAGCCCGACCACGCCATCGAGCGGGGCGACGACACGATAGCGGTGCTTGACTCGAAGTACTACGCCGAAGGGCACAGTCCAGTAACCGACTCTTCGGCCCGGTCACGGTTGTTCAGTTATGCGTATCTTCTCAATACTGACCGACTCGGCTTTCTCTGTCCACTCTTAGAACCCGTGCAGAGACAAGTCGTTCAGACGAACGCAGAGCTACAGGTGATCTCACCCGCTGAGGAGTTCTCGCTCGATACTTACAATAAGGCAGTTCACGAGTTCATCCATCGAGTGCTTGCTGAAGAGTACCCTACGCTCGAAGTATCCCGAGCGGTCAGCGAGAACGCTCTCTGCCTCGATGGAGTGAGCGAGAGTGCTCTCGACCGGATTGCCGACCCGAATGGCCCATTCGATTTCGGGAACATACGGCTGTTCACACTCCGAGTCCTCAAGCGAGCTGCCGACGAACTTTCAATAGAGGTCAACAACCGAAACGGGTTGGAGCAGAACGGAGAGTGGCTCCGCGAACAAATCAAAGTGCGATGCGAGAGCCGACCATCGTCTACGACAACCTGCGTACCTGTGTTTCGCCGTGAGAACGGTGAGGAATCGGTAGATCTCTATTTTGTCGAAGAGACGAGCAGAGACGTAGAGAAAGAAGGGCCCTTGAAGCTGCTGTGA